Proteins encoded together in one Anaerococcus murdochii window:
- a CDS encoding TRAP transporter small permease encodes MKKFLDKFELYLGSVFLSVTFIFVVINVFTRYFLKFTYYWAEEIAVSCFVWVIFLGFAYAYRSDELIGISAIVNLFHGKVRSVIRIITDLLVFITSAVMLYFSYNYTANMTKITSALEAPYQLIYASIVISFLLVCIYSIMRIVVSVKKLKNHEEDEL; translated from the coding sequence ATGAAAAAATTTTTGGATAAATTTGAGTTATACTTGGGATCAGTTTTTCTTAGTGTTACCTTTATCTTTGTAGTTATAAATGTATTTACTAGGTATTTTCTTAAATTTACATACTATTGGGCAGAAGAGATAGCTGTTTCTTGCTTTGTCTGGGTTATATTTTTAGGTTTTGCTTATGCTTATAGGTCAGATGAGCTTATTGGTATTTCTGCTATTGTAAACTTATTTCATGGCAAGGTCAGATCTGTTATTAGAATTATCACAGACCTCTTAGTTTTTATAACATCAGCAGTTATGTTATATTTTTCTTATAACTACACAGCCAATATGACCAAGATAACATCAGCCCTTGAGGCACCTTACCAGTTGATTTATGCTAGTATTGTTATCTCTTTCCTCTTAGTTTGTATTTACTCAATTATGAGGATAGTTGTGTCGGTTAAAAAATTAAAAAATCACGAGGAGGATGAGCTATGA
- a CDS encoding C4-dicarboxylate TRAP transporter substrate-binding protein, with protein sequence MFKKRTIGFIMAMALVFSACGGAKKADNDADKKNEKEVVETAKDSGEKTEGKRVIKVSTKFVDDEQTAKSLVKVCKNINERSNGSLELQLFTGGILPIGKDGMEQVVSGSDWILVDGVNFLGDYVPDYNAITGPFLYKTFDEYFHIVKSDIGQELNKKAEEQGIKVLSLDWVFGFRNMETKKPIKTPEDMKGLNIRVPTSQLYTYTLEAMGANPVSMPYPDTYAALQQGVIDGVEGSILSYYGTGQYENVKEYSLTKHLLGVSAVSISTKVWDELTEEQRTIIQEEFDKGAEENLAETNKLEEEYTQKLKELGVNFHEADIPKFQEATKSVYTKFDKWTPGIYERVLEELKNVK encoded by the coding sequence ATGTTTAAGAAACGTACCATAGGTTTCATTATGGCTATGGCTCTAGTGTTTAGTGCTTGCGGAGGAGCTAAGAAGGCTGATAATGATGCTGATAAGAAGAATGAAAAAGAAGTAGTTGAAACAGCAAAAGATTCTGGAGAAAAAACAGAAGGCAAAAGAGTTATTAAAGTTTCTACAAAGTTTGTTGATGATGAACAAACAGCAAAATCTCTTGTAAAAGTTTGCAAGAATATCAATGAAAGAAGCAATGGTAGCTTAGAGCTTCAATTATTTACCGGCGGTATCCTACCTATTGGTAAGGATGGTATGGAACAAGTTGTTTCTGGTTCTGACTGGATTTTAGTTGATGGTGTTAACTTCTTAGGAGATTATGTTCCTGATTATAACGCTATTACAGGACCATTCCTTTACAAAACTTTTGACGAATACTTCCATATAGTAAAATCTGATATCGGCCAAGAATTAAATAAAAAGGCTGAAGAACAAGGTATTAAAGTTTTGAGTTTGGATTGGGTATTTGGTTTCAGAAACATGGAAACTAAGAAACCTATTAAGACTCCTGAAGATATGAAAGGTTTAAATATCCGCGTACCTACCAGCCAGCTTTACACTTATACTCTAGAAGCTATGGGTGCTAACCCTGTTTCAATGCCATATCCAGATACTTATGCAGCTCTTCAACAAGGTGTTATCGATGGTGTTGAAGGTTCTATCTTAAGTTATTATGGTACAGGCCAATATGAAAATGTTAAGGAATATTCTTTGACAAAACACTTACTTGGTGTATCAGCTGTTTCTATTAGTACCAAGGTTTGGGATGAGCTTACAGAAGAACAAAGAACCATTATCCAAGAAGAATTCGATAAGGGTGCTGAAGAAAACCTTGCAGAAACAAACAAACTTGAAGAAGAATATACACAAAAACTTAAAGAGCTTGGTGTTAACTTCCACGAAGCTGACATTCCAAAATTCCAAGAAGCTACAAAATCTGTTTATACAAAATTTGATAAATGGACACCTGGAATTTATGAAAGAGTTCTAGAAGAATTAAAGAATGTAAAATAG